The following proteins come from a genomic window of Nostoc sp. ATCC 53789:
- a CDS encoding ShlB/FhaC/HecB family hemolysin secretion/activation protein, which translates to MRSQITKLYVDNGYISSSAFIPNNQDIASGVVQIQVVEGELERISILGLERLQTAYVRSRIARLAGKPLNQKRLEEALQLLQLDPVIERVNAELTAGSTPGSNILQVTITESPPFHAGVNFANNQSSSVGSEQGSLFIAHDNFLGFGDKFSAEYAASEGLDIYNINYSIPFNALDGTIGVRYSNSASRIIESEFRDLNIRSEAETLSFNIRQPLTHTPNNEFALSFAFDLRRSQTYILNDIPFSFTEGPEDGQSRVTVIRFSQDWLQRNANSVLAARSQFSFGIDAFDPTINDSGTDGRFFSWVGQFQWVQRLSPRILMLAKVNTQLTPDSLLSLEKISIGGVDTVRGYSQNQIVADNGVVGGVEVRIPLASNVETLQLIPFFDIGTAWNNRGINADPQTIASLGLGLNWQPLNGLVLRADYGIPFMGTSDRGTSLQDNGFNFSVRYQPF; encoded by the coding sequence ATGCGATCGCAAATCACCAAACTCTATGTTGATAATGGTTATATCAGCAGTAGTGCATTTATTCCCAACAATCAAGATATCGCTAGCGGTGTTGTGCAAATCCAAGTTGTAGAAGGCGAACTTGAAAGAATTTCCATTTTAGGGTTAGAAAGATTGCAAACTGCATACGTGCGTTCCCGGATTGCACGGCTGGCGGGTAAGCCTTTAAACCAAAAACGTCTTGAAGAAGCGCTGCAATTATTACAACTTGACCCCGTAATTGAACGAGTCAATGCCGAGTTAACCGCAGGTAGCACCCCAGGTAGCAATATTTTACAGGTGACAATTACCGAATCGCCACCATTCCATGCTGGGGTGAACTTTGCAAATAATCAATCATCTAGCGTTGGTTCAGAACAAGGGAGTCTTTTTATTGCTCACGATAATTTCTTAGGGTTTGGAGATAAATTCAGTGCTGAATATGCTGCTAGTGAAGGGTTAGATATTTACAATATCAATTATTCTATTCCCTTTAACGCCCTAGATGGAACTATTGGTGTCCGCTATAGTAACAGTGCTAGCCGGATTATTGAAAGCGAATTTCGTGATTTAAATATTCGCAGCGAAGCCGAAACCCTTTCTTTTAACATCCGCCAACCGCTAACCCACACGCCAAACAACGAATTTGCTCTCTCGTTCGCATTCGATTTACGGCGCAGTCAAACCTACATCCTCAATGATATTCCCTTCTCGTTTACAGAAGGGCCCGAAGATGGGCAATCAAGAGTTACGGTAATTCGCTTTTCGCAAGATTGGTTACAACGTAATGCTAACAGTGTCTTAGCGGCGCGATCGCAATTTAGTTTTGGCATCGATGCTTTTGATCCAACTATCAACGATAGTGGTACTGATGGGCGTTTTTTCTCCTGGGTAGGACAATTTCAATGGGTGCAACGGCTATCTCCCCGCATTTTGATGTTGGCCAAAGTTAACACTCAACTTACTCCTGATTCCTTACTTTCGCTAGAAAAAATTAGTATTGGCGGAGTAGATACAGTGCGCGGCTATAGTCAAAATCAAATTGTTGCTGACAATGGGGTAGTTGGAGGTGTGGAAGTTCGGATTCCCCTAGCATCGAATGTGGAAACTTTACAGCTAATACCCTTTTTTGATATCGGCACAGCATGGAACAATCGCGGTATTAATGCCGACCCACAAACTATTGCTAGCCTGGGTTTAGGCTTAAACTGGCAACCTTTAAACGGTTTGGTATTGCGTGCAGACTATGGTATACCATTTATGGGCACAAGCGATCGCGGTACTTCACTACAAGATAATGGGTTTAATTTTTCAGTCCGCTATCAACCATTTTGA
- a CDS encoding response regulator transcription factor has product MSAQLLLVDDEPGIREAVKDYLQESGFSVQVASNALEGWEWMQMNTPDLVISDVMMPQVDGYQFLKQLREDPRFQALPVVFLTAKGMTGDRIQGYHAGVDAYLPKPFDPDELVAIVENLLARRDAKAKTTGDDAETPDLAELANQIAQIKALLTQRNAISQSPAPFKIDLTPREQSVLNLVAEGLMNKEIARRLETSVRNVEKYVSRLFSKTGTNSRTELVRFALEHGLAK; this is encoded by the coding sequence ATGTCAGCACAATTGTTACTGGTGGATGATGAACCAGGGATACGGGAAGCCGTGAAAGACTATTTGCAAGAGAGCGGTTTCAGCGTTCAAGTCGCCAGTAACGCCCTTGAAGGTTGGGAATGGATGCAGATGAATACACCTGACTTAGTGATATCCGATGTCATGATGCCCCAGGTGGATGGCTATCAGTTCCTCAAGCAACTGCGAGAAGACCCCCGCTTTCAAGCATTGCCAGTAGTATTTTTAACTGCTAAGGGTATGACTGGCGATCGCATTCAAGGCTATCATGCTGGTGTTGATGCCTATTTACCCAAACCCTTCGATCCTGATGAGTTAGTGGCTATAGTCGAAAATTTACTAGCCCGCCGCGATGCTAAGGCTAAAACTACAGGAGATGACGCTGAAACACCCGATCTTGCTGAACTAGCCAATCAGATTGCCCAAATTAAAGCATTATTAACCCAAAGAAATGCCATTTCCCAATCGCCAGCCCCTTTTAAAATTGATTTGACTCCCAGAGAACAAAGTGTTTTAAACTTGGTCGCTGAAGGGTTGATGAATAAAGAAATCGCCCGTCGTTTGGAAACCAGCGTCCGCAATGTAGAAAAGTACGTCAGCCGTTTGTTTAGTAAAACTGGCACTAATAGCCGTACAGAGTTAGTTCGTTTTGCTCTAGAACACGGTCTGGCTAAATAG
- a CDS encoding Npun_R1517 family heterocyst differentiation transcriptional regulator, whose product MNSKALPRQINNLEVGVYECEIHLKFRLIEEKSLLSDREQLLQVLLDALTEGSDDFLETLQASVKAQEVSEFKASPQMRRQLMRLRNAAENPQT is encoded by the coding sequence ATGAACTCCAAAGCATTACCACGCCAGATAAATAATCTCGAAGTAGGTGTTTATGAGTGCGAAATCCATCTCAAGTTCCGGTTGATTGAGGAAAAGAGTCTATTGAGCGATCGCGAACAACTCTTACAAGTGCTACTTGATGCTTTAACCGAAGGTTCTGATGACTTTCTAGAGACGCTACAAGCGTCCGTTAAAGCGCAGGAAGTGTCTGAGTTTAAAGCTTCACCTCAAATGCGCCGTCAGCTTATGCGCTTGCGTAATGCTGCTGAAAATCCACAAACTTAA
- a CDS encoding NAD(P)H-quinone oxidoreductase subunit M → MDNPMLLKSTTRHVRIFAGEIDRDGDLVPSQQVLTLDIDPDNEFNWNEDALQKVYRKFDELVEASSGADLTDYNLRRVGSDLEHYLRSLLQGGEISYNLSARVTNYSMGVPQVAIDDKQVS, encoded by the coding sequence ATGGATAACCCGATGCTGCTCAAGTCCACAACCCGTCATGTCCGCATTTTTGCAGGCGAAATTGACCGGGATGGCGACCTAGTTCCAAGTCAACAGGTCTTAACGTTAGATATTGACCCAGATAACGAATTTAACTGGAATGAAGACGCGCTGCAAAAAGTTTATCGAAAATTTGATGAACTAGTAGAAGCATCCAGTGGCGCAGACCTCACGGACTATAATTTGCGCCGTGTGGGGTCAGACTTAGAGCATTATCTGCGATCGCTCCTGCAAGGCGGCGAAATCAGCTACAATCTGTCTGCGCGCGTTACAAACTACAGCATGGGAGTCCCCCAAGTTGCAATTGACGACAAACAAGTAAGCTAA
- a CDS encoding protein phosphatase 2C domain-containing protein, translating to MENDAATLYCPNENCQAANPLTHKFCQRCSTPLPKNYLWAVVDGPSVGSPGEILADRYLVVDKFILLDTKPGFLALTPELENLQPLRAYLRLIPYRLHVPQVYGVIFIADGSSHEREILLLEKPPLFKPPLLVDDTIQVYLGSELTTAWRDATSMRQLNWLWQIAHLWQPLASEGVASSLLDSSVLRVEGSLVRLLDLRFDSEISPELPQLGEFWQQLVSDSKPAITEFVEQVSLSLIQGEINSTDQLITVLDQGLAQLGRSQTPTIKIITKTDTGPSRQRNEDACSPPSGTLISKPPQPTALAIVCDGIGGHEGGNVASNLAIETIQQQVQQLTKVPYDHIDPSLLLNDLEKAVAIANDKISQRNDSENRQGRQRMGTTLVMALPVAHEMYITHVGDSRAYWITRQGCYQVTLDDDVASREVRLGYAIYRDAVQQSSAGSLVQALGMGPSTSLHPTSARFMLDEDAIFLLTSDGLSDFDRVEEYWETEILPILLGEANIATVADRLIEIANTKNGHDNVTIALVHYQVQYWEPEITIKAFIPESYSAKTVDFASRATDASLLGSPNHKTQVIPDTEPAKNRQLPLQWIVPLIFVVIAGSLGLFVKELRSPSGLFPFLPNPTATQKPTTQATPVARSLDNLSPGWVIQTTKEIPLRNKPSLPPGAFLQVINTNPNPKPASGNLSVSMRVCPSKNTPTPANTNKPAVTSSVPPNLKALPETVLLDLSQLKSFGVSVLQSDVPNPCPTVTQPPATPSASTSPT from the coding sequence ATGGAAAATGACGCGGCAACGCTCTACTGTCCAAACGAAAATTGTCAGGCTGCCAACCCCCTGACTCACAAGTTTTGCCAGCGATGTTCCACGCCCTTACCCAAAAATTATCTCTGGGCTGTGGTAGATGGCCCAAGTGTGGGTAGCCCTGGAGAAATATTAGCCGATCGCTATTTAGTCGTTGATAAATTTATTCTTTTAGACACGAAACCTGGTTTCTTAGCGCTAACACCTGAGTTAGAGAATTTACAGCCTCTAAGAGCTTACCTGAGACTCATTCCCTATCGCTTACACGTACCACAGGTATATGGAGTCATTTTTATAGCTGACGGATCTTCCCATGAAAGAGAAATATTACTCTTAGAAAAACCGCCACTATTTAAACCGCCATTATTAGTAGATGACACAATCCAAGTGTATTTGGGCAGCGAGTTAACCACCGCTTGGCGTGATGCAACATCGATGCGCCAACTCAATTGGTTATGGCAAATAGCTCATCTGTGGCAACCTCTGGCAAGTGAAGGTGTAGCTTCTAGCTTGCTTGACTCATCTGTATTACGGGTAGAAGGCTCGTTAGTCCGGTTGTTGGATTTGCGTTTCGACAGTGAAATATCACCAGAATTGCCGCAGTTAGGTGAATTTTGGCAGCAGTTGGTTAGTGATAGCAAACCAGCCATAACTGAATTTGTTGAGCAGGTTAGCCTTTCTTTAATTCAGGGAGAGATTAACTCAACTGACCAATTGATTACAGTTTTAGATCAGGGACTGGCACAATTAGGGCGATCGCAAACGCCCACGATCAAAATTATCACCAAAACCGACACTGGCCCAAGTCGCCAACGCAACGAAGATGCCTGTAGCCCTCCCAGTGGAACTCTGATCAGCAAACCACCCCAGCCAACAGCTTTAGCAATCGTCTGTGATGGCATCGGTGGTCACGAAGGTGGCAATGTCGCCTCAAATTTAGCCATTGAAACGATCCAGCAGCAGGTACAGCAATTAACAAAAGTTCCCTACGACCACATAGACCCTTCACTACTGCTGAATGATCTAGAAAAAGCAGTGGCAATTGCCAATGACAAAATTAGTCAGCGCAATGACAGTGAAAATCGCCAAGGGCGGCAGCGTATGGGCACAACTTTAGTCATGGCATTGCCTGTTGCACACGAAATGTACATTACCCATGTAGGTGATAGTCGTGCTTACTGGATTACCCGTCAGGGTTGTTATCAAGTCACCCTTGATGATGATGTCGCTTCCCGCGAGGTGCGGCTAGGCTATGCCATTTACCGCGATGCTGTACAACAAAGTTCTGCTGGCTCTCTCGTCCAGGCTTTGGGTATGGGGCCCAGCACTTCATTGCATCCCACCTCGGCACGGTTTATGCTCGACGAAGATGCGATTTTTCTGCTCACATCCGATGGTTTGAGTGATTTTGATCGGGTGGAGGAATACTGGGAAACAGAAATTTTGCCGATTCTACTTGGGGAAGCAAACATCGCCACTGTTGCCGATAGATTAATCGAAATTGCTAATACTAAAAACGGACACGATAATGTCACCATCGCTTTAGTCCATTATCAAGTCCAATACTGGGAACCAGAAATTACCATCAAAGCCTTCATTCCAGAGAGTTATTCTGCCAAAACTGTTGATTTTGCATCCAGGGCAACAGATGCAAGCCTTTTAGGTAGCCCAAACCACAAAACTCAGGTCATTCCCGACACTGAGCCTGCTAAAAATCGCCAATTACCGCTACAGTGGATTGTTCCTTTAATATTTGTGGTGATAGCAGGCTCTTTAGGACTGTTCGTGAAGGAATTGCGATCGCCATCAGGCTTATTTCCATTTCTTCCCAATCCCACAGCAACTCAAAAGCCTACCACCCAAGCAACACCCGTAGCGCGATCGCTTGATAACCTTTCTCCTGGCTGGGTAATTCAAACCACTAAGGAAATCCCCTTGAGAAATAAACCATCGCTTCCTCCTGGAGCATTTTTACAAGTTATCAACACAAATCCAAATCCCAAACCTGCTTCTGGAAATCTTTCGGTTTCTATGCGAGTCTGTCCAAGCAAGAACACGCCAACTCCAGCTAATACCAATAAACCAGCAGTAACTTCCTCAGTTCCACCCAATTTGAAAGCTTTACCGGAAACAGTATTGCTGGACTTATCCCAACTAAAAAGCTTTGGTGTATCTGTTTTACAATCAGATGTACCAAATCCCTGTCCAACCGTTACGCAACCGCCAGCTACTCCATCAGCTAGCACCAGTCCAACTTAA
- a CDS encoding CHAT domain-containing protein has protein sequence MPSLNLAIARLLNTGTDNFAIWVVKAPYPSGYVLRDCVWPVELNQVWQEWQQMFAGHSRLDISPNSTSQKSQFSIDWISPSSGQTTGPYSSRLMQYLGMNLWRWVFDGQILGSLERSRGIAMGQHTRLRFRLEIRDPDLIALPWEIMQREPGQSAMSLSQDLLFSRTSSEVDPLPYLRTDQALSILLVLGHDEKLQLEQEAAILQQSLVDTPVGGNSQRYAPCIVNKLIQPTPQELIQELETKAYNVFFYAGHGLPGADGGLLFLRPDMPLNGIELAQVLTRTGVKLALFNACWGAQPAAINHQAIPASSLAEVLIRHGVPAVLGMRDEIADHESHSFIQAFTEALRSHKPIDEAVSLARQELLTLYKFNQPAWTLPVLYLHPDFNGELIKNLDEGITELPDTAIPDIGSPLPTASLRSLTPKGKTWLLRYGVTRIGRTKDNDIIIAEPSVSKRHAEIFCRNTLTDATLVRTYYLQDFSTYGTTWFLGPNGWQQILREEVPLKSGMQLKFGSARGETWEFIIEDS, from the coding sequence ATGCCATCCCTGAATTTGGCGATCGCCCGTCTCTTAAACACTGGCACTGACAACTTCGCCATTTGGGTGGTCAAGGCTCCCTATCCCAGTGGCTACGTTTTACGTGACTGTGTATGGCCTGTTGAACTCAATCAAGTTTGGCAAGAATGGCAGCAGATGTTTGCTGGCCATAGTCGGCTAGATATTTCCCCAAACTCAACATCTCAAAAGTCGCAATTCTCCATAGATTGGATTTCGCCCTCTTCTGGTCAAACCACTGGGCCTTACAGCAGTCGTCTAATGCAATACTTGGGAATGAATTTATGGCGCTGGGTATTTGACGGGCAAATTCTCGGTAGTCTAGAACGCAGTCGTGGGATTGCTATGGGTCAGCATACACGTTTACGCTTTCGGCTAGAAATTCGTGACCCGGATCTCATCGCTCTCCCTTGGGAAATTATGCAGCGTGAGCCTGGTCAATCGGCAATGTCTCTCTCCCAAGATTTGCTATTTAGTCGTACCAGCAGTGAAGTTGACCCATTACCGTATTTGCGAACTGACCAAGCTTTAAGTATTTTGCTGGTTTTAGGTCATGATGAAAAGCTGCAACTAGAACAAGAAGCGGCTATTTTACAGCAAAGTCTTGTAGATACACCTGTGGGTGGTAATTCTCAAAGATATGCACCTTGTATAGTCAATAAACTTATACAACCAACTCCACAAGAGTTGATTCAAGAATTAGAAACCAAAGCATACAACGTTTTCTTTTACGCTGGACATGGTTTGCCAGGAGCAGACGGAGGATTACTGTTTTTGCGACCAGATATGCCCCTGAATGGGATAGAATTGGCGCAAGTATTGACCCGTACTGGTGTGAAACTAGCACTTTTCAACGCCTGTTGGGGCGCACAACCAGCTGCTATTAATCATCAAGCCATACCTGCCAGTAGTTTAGCCGAAGTACTGATTCGTCATGGAGTGCCTGCTGTTTTGGGGATGCGCGATGAAATCGCCGATCACGAAAGCCACAGTTTTATTCAAGCGTTTACCGAAGCTTTGCGATCGCACAAACCCATAGATGAAGCCGTATCACTAGCTAGGCAAGAGTTATTAACACTGTATAAATTTAATCAACCAGCTTGGACTTTGCCTGTTCTCTACCTGCATCCGGATTTTAATGGTGAACTCATTAAGAATCTAGATGAAGGGATTACCGAACTACCAGACACAGCCATTCCTGATATCGGTTCACCGCTTCCAACTGCTTCGTTGCGATCGCTCACTCCAAAAGGTAAAACCTGGTTGTTGCGTTATGGAGTCACCCGCATTGGCCGGACGAAAGATAATGATATTATCATCGCCGAACCATCTGTATCCAAACGCCACGCCGAAATCTTCTGCCGTAATACTCTTACCGATGCTACATTGGTGCGAACTTATTATTTGCAAGATTTTTCCACATACGGTACAACCTGGTTTTTAGGCCCTAATGGATGGCAACAAATCCTCCGAGAGGAAGTACCCCTGAAATCGGGAATGCAGTTAAAGTTTGGAAGTGCTAGAGGCGAAACCTGGGAGTTTATTATTGAAGACTCCTAG
- a CDS encoding PrsW family glutamic-type intramembrane protease codes for MTGKNARHNAFLRLVSGNGAASGSESRYSLPPSKEMVIGRDPSCQVVLDAMMYRMVSRRHAVVRPLSLSPDSKFSWVLCDLNSANGTYLNGQRLYECQELHPGDRISLGADGPQYVFEYEYTYQAPATTVNQVTPLPSATNYHGHTQLKQPDSVSFTQLFPIISTGKDLTRKAYLVPGILTVIFVVLMFATVGQPQANQIIVATYIAFAAYYFVYQLCGKQKPWWVLMAAALSTTLILLSPLLDVFIFVFRGILPGNLPSPQESTTFTELLVRMFFGAGLMEELLKALPVLGAFAIGRMLSSPWRERIGVWEPLDGILLGTASAVGFTLLETLGQYVPDIAQQVGIGAAGQLAGLQLLIPRILGSVAGHMAYSGYLGYFIGLAVLKPSRSWQILSIGYLSAAALHALWNATGSINALLLVVVGVLSYAFLMAAILKARALSPTRSQNFATRFLGPK; via the coding sequence ATGACAGGCAAAAACGCAAGACATAATGCATTTCTGCGGCTAGTGTCTGGTAATGGGGCAGCTTCTGGATCAGAATCTCGCTACTCCCTGCCCCCCAGCAAAGAGATGGTAATTGGACGCGACCCCAGCTGCCAAGTTGTCTTGGATGCCATGATGTACCGGATGGTATCTCGTCGTCATGCGGTGGTTCGTCCCCTCTCTTTATCGCCAGATAGCAAATTCAGCTGGGTGCTTTGTGATTTAAATAGTGCTAATGGCACTTATTTGAATGGACAACGCTTGTATGAATGTCAGGAATTGCACCCAGGCGATCGCATTTCTCTAGGTGCTGATGGCCCGCAATACGTTTTTGAGTACGAATATACTTATCAAGCTCCGGCCACAACAGTTAACCAAGTTACACCATTACCTTCGGCAACAAATTACCACGGCCATACACAATTAAAGCAGCCAGATTCTGTTAGCTTCACTCAGCTTTTCCCCATTATTTCCACTGGTAAAGATTTAACTCGGAAAGCTTACCTCGTACCGGGAATACTGACCGTAATCTTTGTAGTATTAATGTTTGCTACAGTCGGTCAGCCCCAAGCTAATCAAATTATCGTTGCAACTTATATCGCCTTCGCTGCCTACTATTTTGTTTACCAACTTTGCGGTAAACAAAAGCCTTGGTGGGTGCTAATGGCTGCGGCATTGAGTACAACGTTGATTTTACTCAGTCCACTATTGGATGTATTTATTTTCGTGTTTCGCGGTATTCTTCCGGGAAACTTGCCCTCACCCCAAGAATCTACCACCTTCACAGAGTTACTGGTGCGGATGTTTTTTGGTGCTGGGTTGATGGAGGAATTACTTAAGGCATTACCTGTGTTAGGGGCATTTGCCATCGGTAGAATGTTATCTTCACCTTGGCGGGAAAGGATTGGCGTTTGGGAACCCCTAGATGGTATTCTCCTGGGAACAGCTTCTGCTGTGGGTTTCACTCTATTAGAAACTCTTGGACAATATGTGCCCGATATTGCACAACAGGTAGGCATAGGCGCTGCTGGTCAACTAGCGGGTTTACAACTGCTAATTCCGAGAATTTTAGGCTCTGTAGCAGGACACATGGCTTATAGTGGCTACCTGGGCTATTTTATCGGGTTGGCTGTTCTCAAGCCCAGTAGAAGTTGGCAAATTCTTTCTATTGGTTATCTTAGTGCTGCTGCGCTCCATGCCCTGTGGAATGCTACAGGATCTATTAATGCCTTGCTGTTGGTAGTTGTTGGGGTGTTATCTTACGCCTTTTTGATGGCGGCAATTCTCAAGGCACGGGCGCTATCACCTACGCGATCGCAAAATTTCGCTACCCGATTTCTAGGCCCAAAATAA
- a CDS encoding nitrate reductase associated protein: MTYFFQFEADFVDSLRCIPMQVRCNLDTCGIKLKLSDWNQMTIAERQALVDLPCTTETEIQSYREHIEQLILQRTGIPATKLPIELHPAWLDSSTVPTSLQEKAQEIGVNLTPQHWAALTPLQRFALIKLSRPGHESKNFPIAIAEFNLL, translated from the coding sequence ATGACATATTTTTTTCAATTTGAAGCAGACTTTGTTGATTCGCTGCGTTGTATCCCCATGCAGGTGCGCTGCAATTTAGATACTTGTGGCATTAAGCTAAAATTGTCTGATTGGAATCAAATGACTATAGCTGAACGTCAAGCTTTAGTCGATTTACCTTGCACAACAGAAACGGAAATTCAGTCTTACCGCGAACATATCGAACAATTAATTTTACAACGCACAGGTATACCAGCTACAAAATTACCCATCGAGCTACATCCTGCATGGCTAGACTCTAGCACTGTACCAACTAGCCTCCAGGAAAAAGCTCAAGAAATAGGTGTAAACCTGACACCGCAACATTGGGCAGCTTTAACGCCCTTACAGCGTTTTGCCTTAATTAAACTCAGTCGCCCAGGACATGAAAGCAAAAACTTTCCCATAGCGATCGCAGAATTTAATCTGCTTTAA
- a CDS encoding phosphate-starvation-inducible PsiE family protein: MKKLMRRILGATKDENFMHIIENIEVLVSKVLSIFMVVVILVAIGDLAAFIFKELLTAPYAKFNTTLYKIFGLFLNILIALEILENITAYLRKHVFQVELVIVTSLIAVARKIIILDLEKVSGIDIIGLGIAILALSISYLIIRLSNDRNTR; this comes from the coding sequence ATGAAAAAGTTAATGAGGCGAATTCTCGGAGCTACCAAAGATGAGAACTTCATGCACATCATTGAAAACATAGAGGTGCTAGTTTCTAAAGTTCTATCTATTTTTATGGTAGTTGTAATTTTGGTTGCGATCGGAGACTTAGCAGCTTTTATTTTTAAAGAGTTATTAACAGCTCCTTACGCTAAGTTTAACACAACCTTGTATAAGATTTTCGGGTTATTTTTGAATATTCTAATCGCTTTAGAAATCTTAGAAAATATCACAGCTTATTTGCGAAAACACGTTTTTCAAGTTGAATTAGTTATTGTGACTTCTTTAATTGCTGTTGCCAGAAAAATTATCATTCTTGATTTAGAAAAAGTTTCAGGTATTGATATAATTGGTTTAGGAATTGCTATTCTCGCCCTCTCAATTAGTTACTTAATAATTCGTCTCAGTAATGACAGAAATACTCGTTAA